Proteins encoded by one window of Emticicia oligotrophica DSM 17448:
- a CDS encoding Sec-independent protein translocase subunit TatA/TatB, producing the protein MFGLGSTEMILILVVILFFFGAKKLPELARGLGKGIREFKDASREVKENIEKAASDDK; encoded by the coding sequence ATGTTTGGTCTTGGAAGTACAGAAATGATTCTGATTTTGGTAGTGATTCTTTTCTTTTTCGGTGCAAAAAAATTACCTGAGCTTGCACGTGGATTAGGAAAAGGAATTCGTGAATTTAAAGATGCTTCTCGTGAAGTAAAAGAAAATATCGAAAAAGCCGCATCAGACGATAAATAA
- a CDS encoding DUF1232 domain-containing protein — MSTTTTNKTQNLLSKVIESVVYKSALKKAPRIAKNAKSLLQLLQTALKKTQHLGAGGVFDVIREKITILGTLIKAYAVGDYRQIEVGNLLKVIAGFVYFIAPIDIIPDILPFIGLSDDVALLMFIFKSIDDELVKFNEWQNRQNDKSLRRN, encoded by the coding sequence ATGAGTACAACAACCACTAATAAAACACAAAACTTACTTTCGAAAGTAATAGAGTCAGTCGTTTATAAAAGTGCCCTAAAAAAAGCACCCAGAATTGCTAAAAATGCCAAAAGTCTTTTACAACTCCTCCAAACTGCTTTAAAGAAAACTCAACACTTAGGAGCGGGCGGTGTTTTTGATGTAATTCGAGAAAAAATTACAATTTTGGGCACATTGATAAAAGCTTATGCAGTAGGCGATTATCGACAGATTGAAGTAGGAAATTTGCTTAAAGTAATTGCGGGTTTTGTTTACTTTATTGCCCCAATTGATATCATTCCTGATATACTACCATTTATTGGTTTAAGTGATGATGTTGCCTTATTGATGTTTATTTTCAAGAGTATTGATGATGAACTTGTGAAATTCAATGAATGGCAAAATAGACAAAACGACAAAAGTTTAAGACGAAATTAA
- a CDS encoding malate dehydrogenase, with translation MKVTVVGAGAVGATTADNIARKQIVDEVVLLDIKQGVAEGKAMDLMQTASLEGFDTKIIGSTNDYTKTAKSDVVVITSGLPRKPGMTREELIGINAGIVRDVVTKILTHSPKAILLIVSNPMDTMTYLAYQVAQSMGVNKKRIIGMGGSLDSSRFRYYLSQATGFAQSDIHGQVIGGHGDTTMIPLTRLATVNSIPVSRFLSKDVLDKVAADTMVGGATLTGLLGTSAWYAPGIASCAVVEAIIRDEKKVIPSSVYLNGEYGQKDICLGVPVVIGRNGWEKIVNIRLNQEEQAAFAKSADAVRNMNNVLATL, from the coding sequence ATGAAAGTAACAGTAGTAGGTGCAGGTGCGGTTGGTGCAACCACTGCCGACAACATTGCTCGTAAGCAAATCGTAGATGAAGTTGTATTGCTAGATATTAAGCAAGGTGTTGCTGAAGGTAAAGCAATGGACTTGATGCAAACAGCTTCATTAGAAGGCTTCGATACAAAAATTATCGGTTCAACAAATGATTATACAAAAACTGCAAAATCTGATGTAGTTGTAATCACTTCGGGTTTACCACGTAAGCCGGGTATGACTCGTGAAGAACTTATTGGAATCAATGCAGGTATCGTAAGAGATGTGGTTACGAAAATCTTAACTCATTCTCCAAAGGCAATCTTGTTAATTGTTTCGAACCCAATGGATACAATGACTTACTTGGCATATCAAGTAGCTCAATCAATGGGTGTAAACAAAAAGCGTATCATCGGTATGGGTGGTTCGTTAGACTCATCACGTTTCCGTTATTATTTATCGCAAGCAACTGGTTTTGCTCAAAGCGATATTCACGGACAAGTAATCGGTGGTCATGGCGATACAACCATGATTCCATTGACTCGTTTAGCTACTGTAAATAGTATTCCTGTTAGCCGTTTCTTATCAAAAGATGTACTTGATAAAGTAGCTGCCGATACTATGGTTGGTGGTGCAACACTTACTGGTTTGTTAGGAACTTCAGCATGGTATGCTCCGGGTATTGCTTCTTGTGCGGTAGTTGAGGCAATCATCCGTGATGAGAAAAAAGTGATTCCTTCAAGTGTTTACTTGAATGGAGAATATGGCCAAAAAGATATTTGTTTGGGTGTGCCTGTTGTAATTGGTAGAAATGGATGGGAAAAAATCGTTAACATCCGTTTGAACCAAGAAGAACAAGCTGCTTTTGCAAAATCGGCTGATGCAGTGAGAAATATGAATAATGTTTTGGCTACTTTGTAA
- a CDS encoding DNA polymerase/3'-5' exonuclease PolX: protein MSNSDIVETIELTAKLLELHNEDEFKIKTYTNAAYNLDKYVGELAQLDFPQLTQIQGVGKMMAGKILEMVSTGQLRDLVELLAKTPEGVIEMFKIKGLGAKKIKVLWNELGIDNLNELQIACENGSIAKVKGFGGKTQDSILESLKFIQSQAGKLRMDKAAILAEIILEVIQNNFPKVEITGQIRRKTETVDTLTFLIAYEGNLPTFEMEGFEQDLKASSPFVWRGKYLENKILIEIRFVLESDFVAKQFIYSAHEDHLKKRNENGISLLNTAINIKEISTQEEAEVAIYEKFGVPYIIPEMREGLNEFEWVKKHSNDELVTWNSLKGILHNHSTYSDGQHSLEQMATYCKELGFEYLGIADHSQSATYANGLLITKILQQHAEIEQLNKKLSTDKPFKILKGIESDILGDGSLDYPDEILASFDYIVASVHSNLTMNQARATERLVRAIENPYTTILGHPTGRLLLSRQGYPIDYKEVIDCCAANGVVIEINASPYRLDLDWRWIEYALERNVMLSINPDAHEMQGYHDMNYGVAAARKGGLTANMTFNALSLVEMEAYLANRIQK, encoded by the coding sequence ATGTCAAATTCAGATATTGTTGAAACAATTGAGCTTACCGCAAAACTACTTGAACTGCACAACGAAGATGAGTTTAAGATAAAAACCTATACTAATGCTGCCTATAATTTAGATAAATATGTGGGAGAATTAGCACAATTAGATTTTCCTCAACTTACACAGATTCAAGGGGTTGGGAAAATGATGGCGGGTAAAATCTTAGAAATGGTTAGTACGGGACAGCTAAGAGATTTAGTTGAATTACTAGCCAAAACGCCTGAAGGTGTTATTGAAATGTTTAAAATTAAAGGCCTTGGGGCAAAGAAAATTAAGGTTTTGTGGAATGAACTGGGCATTGATAATCTCAATGAGTTACAAATTGCCTGTGAAAATGGAAGTATTGCTAAGGTGAAAGGTTTTGGCGGAAAAACACAAGATTCAATTTTAGAATCTTTGAAGTTTATTCAAAGTCAGGCTGGAAAACTCCGCATGGATAAAGCGGCAATTTTGGCTGAAATTATTTTAGAGGTTATCCAAAATAACTTTCCTAAAGTTGAAATTACGGGGCAAATTAGAAGAAAAACGGAAACTGTTGATACACTTACTTTCTTAATAGCTTATGAAGGCAATTTACCTACTTTTGAAATGGAAGGTTTTGAGCAAGATTTAAAAGCATCCTCACCTTTTGTTTGGCGTGGTAAATATTTAGAAAATAAGATTTTAATCGAAATCAGATTTGTACTTGAAAGTGATTTTGTTGCTAAACAGTTTATTTATTCCGCCCATGAAGACCACCTTAAAAAACGCAATGAAAATGGTATATCATTGTTGAATACTGCCATTAACATAAAAGAGATATCTACCCAAGAGGAGGCAGAAGTAGCCATTTACGAGAAATTTGGGGTTCCTTACATCATTCCAGAAATGCGTGAAGGTCTTAATGAATTTGAATGGGTGAAAAAACATTCAAATGATGAGCTTGTGACTTGGAATAGTTTAAAGGGAATTTTGCATAACCACTCGACTTATTCCGATGGACAACATTCACTCGAACAAATGGCAACTTATTGTAAAGAACTTGGTTTTGAGTATTTAGGAATTGCTGACCACTCACAGTCTGCCACTTATGCTAATGGTTTGTTGATTACGAAGATTCTGCAACAACATGCCGAGATTGAACAATTAAATAAAAAATTATCAACTGATAAACCTTTTAAAATTTTAAAAGGAATAGAGTCTGATATTTTGGGTGATGGTTCACTCGATTATCCAGACGAAATTTTGGCTAGTTTTGATTACATCGTAGCTTCGGTTCATTCGAATCTGACTATGAACCAAGCTCGTGCAACTGAGCGTTTAGTTAGAGCCATTGAAAACCCTTATACTACTATTTTAGGTCATCCGACAGGTAGATTGTTACTTTCAAGACAAGGTTATCCGATTGATTATAAGGAAGTTATTGATTGTTGTGCAGCTAATGGAGTTGTTATCGAAATCAATGCTAGTCCTTACCGTTTAGACCTCGATTGGCGTTGGATTGAATATGCTTTAGAAAGAAACGTGATGCTGAGTATCAACCCTGATGCCCACGAAATGCAAGGTTACCACGACATGAATTATGGTGTAGCAGCCGCCCGAAAAGGTGGACTTACAGCTAATATGACATTTAATGCCCTTAGTTTGGTCGAAATGGAAGCTTATTTGGCTAACCGAATACAAAAATAA
- a CDS encoding TlpA family protein disulfide reductase: MKPKYLFFILIFLSSFATLAQTQFKFSGEIQNPTERKVLITLYRDWVGEEEEYEIELNEKNQFSFSSSIKHIAYIDFYYADQGFHYWIIEPTDDITIKFSPKNFWTSIKVWGNGSENWNYYIKQREKFEVKRDFEMEAERQSQTAQQQYFNFLDNEQLTQLEYLEKTPNLSKIFIQSRKADIIGAIQNYKINYLSSKKYGSWLEEKVKTTLKLEALADSVQANSLEYGNMFQNLMDLFIAKSSNRKHKELTENEELNLIKSSYDKDYFSFKLIERVLAFKLNNMIDAENISPKVQTLVEDFLATANDRDYKNYLSNKVNFSKTLSKGSPAKPFKLKDIDGKDVSLKDFQGKIVYLDFWASWCGPCIYDMKFMEPIKEKFKAEVVFIQISLDSEVEWKDAVKMYHIKGINLRVDENSSITKNYGISGIPAYFLIDRKGNFAVSQVADPSHEEGQELIKQIEEVLQRN, from the coding sequence ATGAAACCCAAATATCTATTTTTTATTTTAATCTTTCTTTCATCATTCGCTACACTCGCCCAAACTCAATTTAAGTTTTCGGGTGAAATTCAAAATCCGACCGAACGAAAGGTTTTAATAACACTTTACCGTGACTGGGTTGGAGAGGAAGAAGAATATGAAATAGAGCTCAATGAAAAGAATCAATTTTCTTTTAGTTCTTCTATCAAACATATCGCATATATCGACTTTTACTACGCAGACCAAGGTTTTCATTATTGGATTATCGAGCCAACAGATGATATTACAATCAAGTTTTCGCCAAAAAACTTTTGGACATCAATCAAGGTTTGGGGCAATGGTTCTGAAAATTGGAATTATTATATCAAACAAAGAGAAAAATTTGAAGTAAAACGAGACTTTGAGATGGAAGCAGAGCGGCAGAGCCAGACAGCACAACAACAATACTTCAATTTTTTAGATAACGAACAATTAACGCAATTAGAATATTTAGAAAAAACACCCAATTTATCTAAAATCTTCATTCAATCTCGCAAAGCAGATATCATAGGGGCCATTCAAAATTATAAAATCAATTACTTATCGAGTAAAAAATATGGTTCTTGGCTTGAGGAAAAAGTAAAAACTACCCTCAAATTGGAGGCACTTGCTGATTCTGTTCAGGCAAATTCGCTCGAATACGGCAATATGTTTCAAAATTTGATGGATTTATTTATTGCGAAATCTAGCAATCGAAAACATAAAGAGTTGACCGAAAATGAAGAACTCAACCTTATTAAATCCTCTTACGACAAAGACTATTTTTCATTCAAACTAATTGAAAGAGTTTTGGCATTCAAGCTAAATAACATGATTGACGCTGAAAATATTAGTCCGAAAGTTCAAACATTAGTTGAAGACTTCTTAGCAACAGCAAACGATAGAGATTATAAAAACTATTTGTCAAATAAAGTAAATTTTTCAAAAACGCTCTCAAAAGGTTCGCCGGCTAAACCTTTCAAATTAAAAGATATTGATGGTAAAGATGTATCATTAAAAGATTTTCAAGGAAAAATAGTTTACCTCGATTTTTGGGCAAGTTGGTGTGGTCCGTGTATTTATGACATGAAATTTATGGAGCCAATCAAAGAAAAATTTAAAGCTGAAGTTGTTTTTATTCAAATCTCTTTAGATAGTGAGGTAGAGTGGAAAGACGCCGTAAAAATGTATCATATAAAAGGCATCAATCTAAGAGTTGATGAAAACAGTAGTATCACTAAAAACTATGGTATTAGTGGTATACCAGCCTATTTTTTAATAGATAGAAAAGGAAATTTTGCCGTTTCACAAGTAGCAGACCCAAGCCACGAAGAAGGGCAAGAATTAATCAAACAAATTGAGGAAGTTTTACAAAGAAACTGA
- a CDS encoding ABC transporter ATP-binding protein, protein MLKIENFSKKYNNHTIIAIEELSIPEGIHWFKGVNGSGKSTFFRSVAGIIPFDGKILWKNLDIRKDSVNYRMKVNMSEADPAYPDYLTGYDLLSFIAQAKQAAPSQLNQLAEKIGVDIYWKSPIGTYSSGMLKKISLLSAFLGHPSLIMLDEPLITIDKNSVAIIYDLVKEYALNQGVSFLLSSHQDFLTGGYEAKLSIKNIYLVQDQTITQQV, encoded by the coding sequence ATGTTAAAAATTGAGAATTTTTCAAAAAAATATAATAATCATACAATCATTGCCATTGAAGAATTAAGCATCCCCGAAGGCATTCATTGGTTTAAAGGTGTAAATGGTTCGGGAAAATCTACCTTCTTTAGGTCAGTGGCTGGAATCATTCCTTTCGATGGTAAAATCTTATGGAAAAATCTTGATATCAGAAAAGATTCTGTGAATTACAGAATGAAAGTAAATATGAGCGAAGCCGACCCCGCATATCCAGATTACCTCACTGGCTATGATTTATTAAGTTTTATTGCTCAAGCCAAACAAGCGGCCCCTAGTCAACTTAATCAATTGGCAGAAAAAATTGGGGTTGATATTTATTGGAAATCTCCGATTGGTACCTACTCAAGTGGAATGCTAAAGAAAATTTCTTTATTATCAGCGTTTTTAGGACACCCCAGTTTAATAATGCTCGATGAACCTTTGATTACCATTGATAAAAATTCAGTAGCAATAATATATGATTTGGTAAAAGAATATGCTTTAAACCAAGGAGTAAGCTTTTTACTTTCATCACATCAGGATTTTCTCACGGGTGGTTATGAAGCCAAGCTGAGTATTAAGAATATTTATTTAGTACAAGACCAAACCATTACTCAGCAAGTATGA
- a CDS encoding thymidylate synthase, with protein MKQYHDLLNHILENGTVKTDRTGTGTISVFGYQMRFNLQEGFPLVTTKKVHTKSIIHELLWFIKGETNIAYLKENGVSIWDEWASENGDLGPVYGKQWRSWAAPNGQTIDQLKDVLNQLKKSPDSRRIIVSAWNVGELSQMALMPCHALFQFYVADNKLSCQLYQRSADVFLGVPFNIASYALLTMMVAQECGLEAHEFIWTGGDTHIYSNHIEQVKLQLSREPRKLPKMTLNPEVKSIFDFKFEDFTLSEYDPYPAIKAPVAV; from the coding sequence ATGAAGCAATATCACGATTTACTAAATCATATTCTTGAAAATGGTACCGTAAAAACTGACCGTACGGGTACAGGAACTATCAGTGTGTTTGGTTACCAAATGCGTTTTAATCTTCAAGAAGGCTTTCCACTTGTTACAACCAAAAAAGTACACACAAAATCTATTATTCATGAGCTTTTATGGTTTATCAAGGGCGAAACAAATATTGCTTATTTAAAAGAAAATGGCGTTTCGATTTGGGATGAATGGGCCAGCGAAAATGGAGATTTAGGGCCAGTATATGGTAAACAATGGCGTAGCTGGGCAGCACCTAATGGCCAGACAATCGACCAACTAAAAGATGTTTTGAACCAGCTAAAAAAATCACCTGATTCTCGAAGAATTATCGTTTCTGCTTGGAATGTAGGTGAACTTTCTCAAATGGCATTGATGCCTTGTCATGCTCTCTTTCAGTTTTATGTTGCTGACAATAAATTATCTTGTCAATTATATCAGCGTAGTGCCGATGTGTTTTTGGGTGTTCCATTCAATATTGCTTCTTATGCCCTTCTTACCATGATGGTAGCCCAAGAATGTGGCCTTGAAGCCCATGAGTTTATCTGGACTGGTGGCGATACCCACATTTATTCAAATCATATCGAACAAGTAAAATTACAGCTCTCTCGTGAGCCAAGAAAATTACCCAAAATGACCTTAAATCCTGAGGTAAAAAGTATTTTTGACTTCAAGTTTGAAGACTTTACACTCAGCGAATATGACCCATATCCAGCCATTAAAGCTCCAGTAGCAGTTTAA
- a CDS encoding LytR/AlgR family response regulator transcription factor: METLYLTRNLKIEPNEIMYLESESNYTLIYTTNKSKTITSQTLHVVHSSINYDNFLRISRKHIINIEHISTIYLEKNRLTFKLSNGEKFIASRRRTKDCLDRVKFISFT; encoded by the coding sequence ATGGAAACACTATACTTGACACGCAATTTAAAAATTGAGCCCAATGAGATAATGTACCTTGAAAGTGAGAGCAATTATACATTAATTTACACAACTAACAAATCAAAAACTATAACTTCTCAAACACTTCATGTGGTTCATTCGTCTATCAACTATGATAATTTCTTGAGAATCAGCAGAAAACACATTATAAATATCGAACACATCTCTACCATTTATTTAGAAAAAAACAGACTTACCTTCAAATTATCTAATGGCGAAAAATTTATTGCTTCTCGAAGACGTACGAAAGACTGTTTAGACAGAGTAAAATTTATTTCATTTACGTAA
- a CDS encoding DUF2254 domain-containing protein translates to MKQKILLLHERVKQDWRYLTLVAYVIVALLTLILHYLRPGEAGVLLDGFLSTLASIVATLVVTTFSFVFVALQLASVQFSPRIIRSFFEYDHFSRFFLWSFIACVGYLMGLQYFGLSDAALIYPKFGIVGAFYLILLVFPLFIHHVVDNINASSITQNIAKRTINEIEQLYETNGFQQNPSDKVLIINQESGYLDSIKYKKLFDVIPEGNRSKIVVKPHVGSFVLAGMPLLEVLIDNEEDRVFFEQNKQLIAAQFIISKFRSYEQDIPFGIRQLVDIAIKAISPAVNDPTTALNCIDYLGNIIQKAALSNTISKEAILLERKNIFIREFNFEQLVDLAFDQIYHWGKEDYIVVRHLIKTITNILTFVTDSSKLKVLLAEVEDMELSFLQEDYEKVRSECPFKKAEHRNSLREHLSDYYEMAIKRMEEIGKDDKKLVSIKKSYERNLAFILKNRE, encoded by the coding sequence TTGAAACAGAAAATTCTTTTACTCCATGAGCGTGTCAAGCAAGATTGGCGGTACTTAACACTCGTAGCTTATGTGATTGTGGCACTTCTGACACTTATTCTGCATTATCTACGTCCGGGTGAGGCTGGAGTACTACTCGATGGCTTTTTATCTACTTTGGCAAGTATTGTGGCAACTTTAGTTGTAACTACTTTTTCGTTTGTTTTTGTTGCTTTACAACTTGCTTCAGTTCAGTTTTCTCCTCGAATTATTCGCTCATTTTTTGAATACGACCATTTTAGTCGTTTTTTTCTTTGGTCTTTTATTGCTTGTGTGGGGTATCTGATGGGCTTGCAATATTTTGGTCTTTCTGATGCCGCATTAATTTATCCGAAATTTGGTATTGTGGGGGCTTTTTACTTGATATTGCTGGTTTTTCCCTTGTTTATTCATCATGTGGTTGATAATATCAATGCTTCAAGTATCACTCAAAATATCGCAAAACGTACAATCAACGAAATCGAACAACTTTACGAAACTAATGGTTTTCAACAAAATCCTTCAGATAAAGTATTGATTATTAATCAAGAAAGTGGGTATTTGGATTCTATCAAGTATAAAAAATTGTTTGATGTAATTCCTGAGGGTAATCGTTCGAAAATTGTAGTGAAACCACATGTCGGAAGTTTTGTTTTAGCTGGAATGCCATTGCTAGAAGTTTTGATTGACAATGAGGAGGATAGGGTTTTCTTCGAGCAAAACAAACAGTTAATTGCCGCACAGTTCATCATCAGCAAGTTTCGTAGCTATGAGCAAGATATTCCTTTTGGTATCCGTCAGTTGGTAGATATTGCTATCAAGGCTATTTCTCCTGCGGTAAATGACCCAACTACGGCTCTTAACTGTATTGATTATCTCGGAAATATTATTCAAAAAGCAGCTTTAAGCAATACAATTTCAAAGGAGGCAATCTTATTAGAAAGGAAAAATATTTTTATCCGAGAATTTAATTTCGAACAATTAGTCGATTTAGCATTTGACCAAATCTATCATTGGGGAAAAGAAGATTATATAGTTGTAAGGCATCTCATAAAGACAATAACAAATATTCTCACGTTTGTTACTGATTCAAGTAAATTGAAAGTGCTTTTGGCAGAGGTTGAAGATATGGAGCTATCATTCTTGCAAGAAGATTATGAAAAAGTTCGAAGTGAATGTCCGTTTAAAAAGGCTGAGCATCGAAATAGTTTACGAGAGCACTTATCTGATTATTATGAAATGGCTATCAAGCGAATGGAAGAAATAGGGAAGGATGATAAAAAACTTGTATCCATAAAAAAATCCTACGAACGAAATTTAGCCTTTATCTTAAAAAATAGGGAATAA
- a CDS encoding YMGG-like glycine zipper-containing protein, whose translation MKKLVLILTFIPFIYGCNRSSDTNAEIMKAKQAAIDSVNQANLISQQQKEIDSLKLAAKDKEIKSEKNNLAATKSHNSTAPAPSPSAPVPVSTSKKKKLSNTAKGAMIGAGVGAITGAVVSKKKGQGAIIGGVVGAGAGAGVGAVIDHKQR comes from the coding sequence ATGAAAAAATTAGTTTTAATATTGACCTTCATTCCTTTTATATATGGATGCAATCGTTCAAGTGATACAAACGCCGAAATCATGAAAGCCAAGCAAGCGGCTATTGACTCCGTAAACCAAGCAAACTTGATTAGTCAGCAACAAAAAGAAATCGACTCTTTGAAATTGGCAGCCAAAGACAAAGAAATAAAATCAGAGAAAAATAATTTAGCTGCTACTAAATCACACAATAGTACTGCTCCAGCACCATCGCCTTCAGCTCCTGTTCCTGTTAGTACTTCAAAAAAGAAAAAATTAAGTAATACCGCCAAAGGAGCGATGATTGGTGCAGGCGTAGGAGCCATCACTGGAGCAGTTGTTTCTAAGAAAAAAGGTCAAGGTGCTATTATTGGTGGTGTTGTTGGAGCCGGTGCTGGTGCTGGCGTAGGTGCAGTAATTGACCACAAACAAAGATAA
- a CDS encoding YgiQ family radical SAM protein gives MLERPITDWLPLTKKEVEKRGWNELDVVLISGDAYVDHPAFGTAVIGRIIESEGYKIAIVAQPNWQDDLRDFKKFGKPKYFFGVTAGCMDSMVNHYTANKRLRSNDSYTPGGEAGFRPDYATSVYSKILKQIYPDVPVLIGGIEASLRRVTHYDYWKDELMPTILEDSQADMLVYGMGEQPLRELLTRLRNGERFEDIRDINQIAYLHHAHNDLPQHKNWNTVEIASHEECLRDKIKYASNFKVVEVESNKWQANRITQKIGKKTLVINPPFKTMDEKEIDQSFDLPYTRLPHPKYKNRGPIPAYEMIKFSINMHRGCFGGCSFCTISAHQGKFIASRSQESIMREVEELVNHPEFKGYISDLGGPSANMYRMKGKDESICNRCQAPSCIHPVICSNLDTSHKPITEIYKKVDAHPKIKKAFVGSGIRYDLLVDDFNKNNQDGNHDEYMEQLVTRHVSGRLKVAPEHTSDDTLRVMRKPSFKYFRKFKEKYDKIQDKHNLKQPLIPYFISSHPGCEEADMANLAAETKDLGFQLEQVQDFTPTPMTVAEVIYYTGVHPYTLQPIKTAKTREEKQAQNRYFFWYKPEFKSWIRNRLTKLNRPDLAERLLSSPKRKEQQSVAISEKGNKHEKFNKNTNNKGYKKW, from the coding sequence ATGTTAGAAAGACCAATAACCGACTGGTTACCACTTACCAAAAAAGAGGTAGAAAAAAGAGGCTGGAATGAGCTGGATGTTGTATTAATTTCGGGTGATGCTTATGTTGATCATCCTGCTTTTGGAACAGCAGTTATCGGGCGAATCATCGAAAGCGAAGGCTATAAAATTGCTATTGTGGCACAGCCAAATTGGCAAGATGACTTGCGTGATTTTAAAAAATTTGGGAAACCCAAATACTTCTTTGGTGTAACGGCTGGTTGTATGGATTCGATGGTGAATCATTATACAGCCAACAAGCGTTTACGCTCAAATGACTCCTACACTCCGGGTGGCGAAGCTGGGTTTCGTCCAGATTATGCTACTAGTGTTTACAGCAAAATTTTGAAGCAAATTTATCCTGATGTACCTGTATTGATTGGTGGAATCGAGGCTTCACTCCGCCGTGTAACGCATTATGATTATTGGAAAGATGAATTGATGCCAACTATTTTGGAAGATTCGCAAGCCGATATGCTAGTTTATGGTATGGGCGAACAACCCTTACGTGAGTTATTGACTCGCTTAAGAAATGGCGAACGATTTGAAGATATCCGAGATATTAATCAGATTGCGTACTTACATCATGCTCATAATGATTTACCCCAACATAAAAATTGGAATACTGTAGAAATTGCTAGTCATGAAGAATGTTTGAGGGATAAAATTAAATATGCTTCAAACTTTAAGGTTGTGGAAGTAGAGTCGAATAAATGGCAAGCGAATCGAATTACTCAGAAAATAGGAAAAAAGACTTTGGTTATTAATCCTCCATTCAAAACAATGGATGAAAAAGAAATTGACCAATCTTTTGATTTGCCTTATACACGATTACCGCACCCCAAATATAAAAATCGTGGGCCAATTCCTGCTTACGAAATGATTAAGTTCTCGATAAACATGCATCGTGGCTGTTTTGGTGGGTGTAGTTTCTGTACAATTTCTGCACATCAAGGTAAGTTTATTGCCTCACGAAGTCAGGAATCTATCATGAGAGAAGTGGAAGAATTGGTCAATCACCCTGAATTCAAAGGTTATATTTCAGATTTAGGTGGGCCATCAGCCAATATGTATAGAATGAAAGGTAAAGATGAATCCATCTGTAACCGTTGTCAAGCACCGAGTTGTATTCACCCTGTGATTTGTTCAAACCTCGATACTTCACATAAACCGATAACTGAAATTTACAAAAAAGTAGATGCTCACCCAAAAATCAAGAAAGCTTTCGTTGGTTCGGGAATTAGATATGACTTATTGGTTGATGATTTCAACAAGAATAACCAAGATGGCAACCATGATGAATACATGGAGCAATTGGTTACTCGCCATGTTTCTGGGCGTCTGAAAGTGGCACCTGAACATACTTCTGATGATACACTTCGTGTTATGCGTAAGCCATCGTTTAAGTATTTTAGGAAATTCAAGGAAAAATACGATAAAATTCAAGATAAGCATAATTTAAAGCAGCCGCTAATTCCTTATTTTATTTCATCTCACCCTGGTTGTGAAGAGGCTGATATGGCCAATCTTGCTGCCGAAACTAAAGACTTGGGTTTCCAATTAGAACAAGTACAAGACTTTACACCAACACCGATGACTGTGGCAGAGGTAATTTATTATACAGGAGTGCATCCTTATACATTACAACCTATCAAAACTGCCAAAACTCGTGAGGAAAAACAGGCTCAGAATAGGTATTTCTTTTGGTATAAACCAGAGTTTAAATCTTGGATTCGCAATAGGTTGACTAAGCTCAATCGTCCGGATTTAGCAGAAAGATTATTGTCGAGTCCAAAGAGAAAAGAGCAGCAATCGGTAGCTATTTCTGAAAAAGGGAACAAACATGAGAAGTTTAATAAGAATACTAACAATAAAGGATATAAAAAATGGTGA